The Bombus affinis isolate iyBomAffi1 chromosome 17, iyBomAffi1.2, whole genome shotgun sequence genome includes a region encoding these proteins:
- the LOC126925993 gene encoding gamma-aminobutyric acid receptor subunit beta-like isoform X1, producing the protein MHRRMWLQQTFLLLQMAHLIAWASLENTGLSDRLENVTQTISRILDGYDIRLRPNFGGEPLLVGMDLTIASFDAISEVNMDYTITMYLNQYWKDERLAFSQEEEVLTLSGDFAEKIWVPDTFFANDKNSFLHDVTERNKLVRLSGDGSVTYGMRFTTTLACMMDLHYYPLDSQNCTVEIESYGYTVLDVVMYWKQTPVRGVEEAELPQFTIIGYETNDRKERLATGIYQRLSLSFKLQRNIGYFVFQTYLPSILIVMLSWVSFWINHEATSARVALGITTVLTMTTISTGVRSSLPRISYVKAIDIYLVMCFVFVFAALLEYAAVNYTYWGARAKKKTKKKETEDKKVISSKSGSKASSPFPGSTEADIIELQDLRMSPLPSIRNRSGLVSSSSTPGTGREHDPAKFPPSFRISRVAAYNTYGRNAGLRYRGPKQHKPKVLHAIRRGASVLRVSMPKIKDVNIIDKYSRIIFPVSFMLFNAIYWVFYFL; encoded by the exons ATGCATCGCAGGATGTGGCTGCAGCAGACGTTTCTCTTGCTGCAAATGGCTCACCTGATCGCTTG GGCCAGTCTCGAAAATACAGGGCTGTCTGACAGATTAGAAAATGTGACGCAAACTATATCGCGGATCCTCGACGGTTACGATATTCGATTGAGGCCAAATTTCGGCG GAGAGCCCCTGTTGGTTGGCATGGACCTCACGATCGCGAGCTTCGATGCAATCTCGGAAGTAAACATG gattatacgataacgatgtatTTAAATCAGTATTGGAAGGACGAGAGACTGGCGTTTTCTCAAGAAGAGGAGGTTCTCACTCTCAGTGGAGACTTTGCGGAAAAGATTTGGGTTCCAGACACGTTTTTCGCCAACGACAAAAACAG TTTCCTGCACGACGTGACCGAGCGCAATAAACTCGTTCGGTTGTCCGGAGACGGATCTGTCACTTACGGCATGAGATTCACGACGACCCTGGCCTGCATGATGGACCTGCACTACTATCCGCTCGATTCGCAGAACTGCACCGTAGAGATCGAAAGCT ACGGATACACCGTGCTGGACGTGGTGATGTATTGGAAACAAACGCCGGTCCGTGGTGTGGAAGAAGCGGAACTGCCACAATTCACGATAATCGGTTACGAAACGAACGATCGTAAAGAGAGGCTGGCCACCGGTATATACCAGAGATTATCTTTAAGCTTCAAACTTCAAAGGAACATCGGATACTTCGTTTTCCAGACCTATTTGCCTAGTATCTTGATCGTGATGCTAAGCTGGGTCAGTTTTTGGATAAATCACGAAGCAACCAGTGCTAGAGTAGCTCTCG GTATAACGACAGTGCTTACAATGACCACGATATCCACAGGTGTACGTAGTTCACTGCCACGTATCAGCTACGTGAAAGCTATCGACATTTACTTGGTAATGTGTTTCGTTTTCGTGTTCGCTGCCCTGCTCGAGTATGCAGCGGTCAATTACACTTATTGGGGCGCCAGAGCCAAAAAGaagacaaaaaagaaagaaaccgaGGACAAAAAAGTAATTTCCTCGAAATCAG GAAGCAAAGCGAGTTCTCCTTTTCCTGGCTCAACGGAAGCGGACATAATAGAGCTTCAAGATCTCAGAATGTCTCCCCTGCCAAGTATAAGAAACAGATCAGGCCTAGTTAGTAGTAGTTCGACGCCTGGAACCGGAAGAGAACACGATCCGGCCAAGTTTCCTCCTAGCTTTCGAATTTCCAGAGTCGCGGCCTACAATACATATGGGAGAAACGCTGGCCTCAGATACAGAGGCCCTAAACAACATAAACCTAAG GTACTACACGCGATACGGAGAGGAGCATCCGTATTGCGCGTGTCGATGCCGAAGATCAAAGACGTGAACATTATCGACAAATATTCGAGAATTATATTTCCAGTCAGTTTTATGCTGTTCAATGCCATTTACTGGGTATTCTATTTCCTCTGA
- the LOC126925993 gene encoding gamma-aminobutyric acid receptor subunit beta-like isoform X2 — protein sequence MAQVSRWIRRATTSMTTTFFASNREPLLVGMDLTIASFDAISEVNMDYTITMYLNQYWKDERLAFSQEEEVLTLSGDFAEKIWVPDTFFANDKNSFLHDVTERNKLVRLSGDGSVTYGMRFTTTLACMMDLHYYPLDSQNCTVEIESYGYTVLDVVMYWKQTPVRGVEEAELPQFTIIGYETNDRKERLATGIYQRLSLSFKLQRNIGYFVFQTYLPSILIVMLSWVSFWINHEATSARVALGITTVLTMTTISTGVRSSLPRISYVKAIDIYLVMCFVFVFAALLEYAAVNYTYWGARAKKKTKKKETEDKKVISSKSGSKASSPFPGSTEADIIELQDLRMSPLPSIRNRSGLVSSSSTPGTGREHDPAKFPPSFRISRVAAYNTYGRNAGLRYRGPKQHKPKVLHAIRRGASVLRVSMPKIKDVNIIDKYSRIIFPVSFMLFNAIYWVFYFL from the exons GAGAGCCCCTGTTGGTTGGCATGGACCTCACGATCGCGAGCTTCGATGCAATCTCGGAAGTAAACATG gattatacgataacgatgtatTTAAATCAGTATTGGAAGGACGAGAGACTGGCGTTTTCTCAAGAAGAGGAGGTTCTCACTCTCAGTGGAGACTTTGCGGAAAAGATTTGGGTTCCAGACACGTTTTTCGCCAACGACAAAAACAG TTTCCTGCACGACGTGACCGAGCGCAATAAACTCGTTCGGTTGTCCGGAGACGGATCTGTCACTTACGGCATGAGATTCACGACGACCCTGGCCTGCATGATGGACCTGCACTACTATCCGCTCGATTCGCAGAACTGCACCGTAGAGATCGAAAGCT ACGGATACACCGTGCTGGACGTGGTGATGTATTGGAAACAAACGCCGGTCCGTGGTGTGGAAGAAGCGGAACTGCCACAATTCACGATAATCGGTTACGAAACGAACGATCGTAAAGAGAGGCTGGCCACCGGTATATACCAGAGATTATCTTTAAGCTTCAAACTTCAAAGGAACATCGGATACTTCGTTTTCCAGACCTATTTGCCTAGTATCTTGATCGTGATGCTAAGCTGGGTCAGTTTTTGGATAAATCACGAAGCAACCAGTGCTAGAGTAGCTCTCG GTATAACGACAGTGCTTACAATGACCACGATATCCACAGGTGTACGTAGTTCACTGCCACGTATCAGCTACGTGAAAGCTATCGACATTTACTTGGTAATGTGTTTCGTTTTCGTGTTCGCTGCCCTGCTCGAGTATGCAGCGGTCAATTACACTTATTGGGGCGCCAGAGCCAAAAAGaagacaaaaaagaaagaaaccgaGGACAAAAAAGTAATTTCCTCGAAATCAG GAAGCAAAGCGAGTTCTCCTTTTCCTGGCTCAACGGAAGCGGACATAATAGAGCTTCAAGATCTCAGAATGTCTCCCCTGCCAAGTATAAGAAACAGATCAGGCCTAGTTAGTAGTAGTTCGACGCCTGGAACCGGAAGAGAACACGATCCGGCCAAGTTTCCTCCTAGCTTTCGAATTTCCAGAGTCGCGGCCTACAATACATATGGGAGAAACGCTGGCCTCAGATACAGAGGCCCTAAACAACATAAACCTAAG GTACTACACGCGATACGGAGAGGAGCATCCGTATTGCGCGTGTCGATGCCGAAGATCAAAGACGTGAACATTATCGACAAATATTCGAGAATTATATTTCCAGTCAGTTTTATGCTGTTCAATGCCATTTACTGGGTATTCTATTTCCTCTGA
- the LOC126926002 gene encoding tumor necrosis factor receptor superfamily member wengen: MPREPNRAYLLAVLLLLVGLRKAGCSTSAPRYPVCKPGFEFWSVERATCWPCTRCAPEFTLSPCAVYKDAICGPLSALELDWSFLSTRKRPETGQRSLEAVTSKVLWRFPDLDQQQIRQESKDFADNSQPDIQSKTKDQVSNESSYPRSAATSKQRILWDWQTVALILAVCACILFFLVAGCSALVYARQWRRMKKNFEPVGLEEISARLNLMVKAELAELVAGAPMNPGDPETRCQYLEKLLDRKRETPVVSDWPEVSGNVYIEDGDPSKKLQIARIHRNIETMLNQKKSFSD; the protein is encoded by the exons ATGCCTCGGGAGCCTAATCGGGCATATCTGTTGGCCGTGTTGCTGCTATTGGTCGGTCTCCGCAAGGCTGGCTGCTCGACATCCGCTCCCCGATATCCGGTCTGTAAACCGGGTTTCGAATTTTGGTCGGTCGAGCGTGCCACCTGTTGGCCTTGCACCAGATGCGCTCCTGAATTCACTTTGAGTCCCTGCGCCGTTTACAAGGATGCTATTTGCGGACCGCTCTCCGCTCTCGAGCTCGACTGGTCTTTCCTCTCGACCAGGAAACGACCGGAAACCGGCCAAAGGAGCCTCGAAGCGGTTACCTCGAAGGTGTTATGGAGGTTCCCCGACCTGGACCAGCAACAGATTAGGCAAGAGTCGAAGGATTTTGCTGACAATTCGCAGCCAGATATCCAATCGAAAACGAAGGACCAG GTATCGAACGAGTCTTCTTATCCAAGGAGCGCAGCTACTTCCAAGCAGAGAATCCTGTGGGACTGGCAAACGGTCGCGCTGATCCTTGCGGTGTGTGCCTGTATTCTCTTTTTTCTGGTCGCAGGATGCTCGGCTTTGGTCTACGCGAGACAGTGGCGTCGCATGAAGAAAAACTTCGAGCCCG TGGGTCTAGAAGAGATCTCGGCTCGATTAAATTTAATGGTCAAGGCGGAACTAGCCGAACTGGTTGCCGGCGCACCAATGAACCCTGGTGATCCCGAAACAAGGTGCCAGTATCTCGAGAAACTCTTAG ATCGAAAAAGGGAGACTCCTGTGGTATCCGATTGGCCGGAAGTCAGCGGGAACGTTTACATAGAAGACGGAGATCCTTCGAAGAAATTACAAATCGCTAGAATTCATCGAAATATCGAGACGATGTTAAATCAGAAGAAGAGTTTCAGCGATTGA